Proteins from a single region of Candidatus Margulisiibacteriota bacterium:
- the lpxA gene encoding acyl-ACP--UDP-N-acetylglucosamine O-acyltransferase, which yields MVEIDIKEIMKTIPHRYPFLLIDRIIELEEGKRAVAIKNVTLNEPHFMGHFPGIPIMPGVLIIEALAQVGCVMALRLPSSEGKIVLFAGIDGVRFRRQVVPGDQLRLEVETVWVRGPIGKMKGKATVNGEVAAEGEFTFSLADPAAGSAKVHPTATVHKNAVLGKNVEIGPDTVIGADVKIGDGTRVGAHCLITGWTTIGRENVIHNGTAIGLPPQDVKYKGEKGEIIIGDKNIIREFVTVHIPSAGGETVIGNECFIMVHAHVPHNCRIGNQVIIGGYVGLAGYTQIGDQVIVGGMAGIHQFCRIGRLTMVGAQSKVTQDIAPFMLVEGNPAQVRGINSIGIQRRGISQEAHAEIKKAFKLLYESGHNTIEAAKEIKKRLRPLPEIEQIVAFLEQESHRGISKKTSLEEEVEELLLPDIPELGI from the coding sequence ATGGTTGAAATAGATATCAAGGAGATAATGAAAACGATCCCGCATCGTTATCCTTTCCTGTTGATCGACCGGATCATTGAGCTGGAAGAAGGAAAGCGTGCTGTTGCCATCAAGAATGTGACGCTGAACGAACCTCATTTTATGGGCCATTTCCCGGGCATCCCGATCATGCCCGGCGTCTTGATCATTGAAGCGCTCGCCCAAGTCGGCTGTGTGATGGCGCTCCGGCTGCCGTCATCCGAAGGAAAGATCGTCCTCTTTGCCGGGATCGACGGCGTCCGTTTTCGTCGGCAAGTCGTCCCCGGCGATCAGCTCCGCTTGGAGGTCGAAACGGTCTGGGTGCGCGGGCCGATCGGCAAAATGAAAGGAAAGGCGACCGTTAACGGCGAAGTGGCCGCCGAAGGTGAATTCACTTTCTCGCTTGCGGACCCGGCCGCCGGTAGCGCTAAAGTCCACCCGACCGCCACCGTCCACAAAAACGCCGTGCTGGGGAAGAATGTCGAGATCGGCCCGGATACGGTCATCGGCGCCGACGTCAAGATCGGCGACGGGACCCGAGTCGGCGCCCACTGCCTGATCACCGGCTGGACGACGATCGGCCGGGAAAATGTCATCCATAACGGGACCGCCATCGGTTTGCCCCCGCAGGACGTTAAGTACAAAGGGGAAAAAGGCGAGATCATTATCGGCGACAAGAACATCATCCGCGAGTTCGTGACGGTCCATATCCCTTCGGCCGGCGGGGAAACGGTCATCGGTAACGAATGCTTTATCATGGTCCATGCCCATGTCCCGCACAATTGCCGGATCGGCAACCAGGTGATCATCGGCGGTTATGTCGGCCTGGCCGGCTACACCCAGATCGGCGACCAGGTGATCGTCGGCGGGATGGCCGGGATCCACCAGTTCTGCCGGATCGGCCGGCTGACGATGGTCGGCGCCCAGTCCAAGGTCACCCAGGATATCGCCCCGTTCATGCTGGTCGAAGGTAACCCGGCACAGGTCCGCGGCATCAACAGTATTGGCATCCAGCGGCGCGGCATCAGCCAGGAAGCACACGCCGAAATCAAAAAAGCCTTTAAGCTCCTCTACGAATCGGGTCATAACACCATCGAGGCGGCCAAGGAGATCAAGAAACGGCTCCGGCCGCTCCCCGAGATCGAACAGATCGTCGCTTTCCTCGAACAGGAAAGCCACCGCGGGATCAGCAAGAAAACATCGCTGGAAGAGGAAGTGGAAGAGCTGCTACTGCCGGACATCCCTGAACTCGGAATATGA
- the lpxC gene encoding UDP-3-O-acyl-N-acetylglucosamine deacetylase, which yields MFRSLGRNPGKTTSNIQPQTSKQMAISKFQRTIEKAFTLEGIGLHTGKKVAATISPAEANAGVTINGILATARHVTATNRATTLGGVALVEHLLSAAYGLGLDNLTVSIQGPELPALDGSSLPWVEAFERAGVVELSSEKAYLGLQQPIRLSAGDSSLEALPYNGFKLDFMVKFEGVGEQFLSFDVKKQSYASEIAPARTFGYIEEYEELKAQGLALGASADNALILSRQGYRNEPRFPDEIVRHKILDLIGDLALLGRPLKAWIKAVRSGHQLNSELVRRLTDG from the coding sequence ATGTTCCGATCGCTCGGCCGGAACCCAGGTAAAACAACTTCAAACATCCAACCTCAAACCTCAAAACAAATGGCAATTTCAAAATTCCAAAGAACAATTGAAAAGGCTTTCACCCTGGAAGGGATCGGCCTGCATACCGGTAAAAAAGTCGCGGCCACGATCTCACCGGCAGAGGCTAACGCCGGGGTCACGATCAATGGCATCCTGGCAACCGCGCGCCATGTCACTGCCACCAACCGGGCGACAACTCTCGGCGGTGTCGCGCTGGTCGAGCATCTCCTCTCCGCCGCCTATGGCCTCGGACTCGATAACCTGACCGTATCGATCCAGGGTCCGGAACTCCCCGCCCTGGACGGAAGCTCCCTCCCCTGGGTTGAGGCATTTGAGCGGGCCGGGGTCGTTGAGCTATCCTCCGAAAAAGCTTATCTGGGCCTTCAACAACCTATCCGCCTATCCGCCGGGGACAGCTCATTGGAAGCCCTCCCATATAATGGCTTTAAGCTCGATTTTATGGTAAAATTTGAAGGGGTTGGGGAACAATTTCTCTCGTTTGACGTCAAAAAACAGTCCTACGCGAGCGAGATCGCTCCGGCTCGCACTTTCGGCTACATAGAGGAATATGAGGAGCTAAAAGCCCAGGGGCTCGCCTTAGGCGCTTCAGCCGACAACGCCTTGATCCTGAGTAGACAGGGTTACCGGAACGAACCGCGCTTCCCGGATGAAATTGTCCGCCACAAGATACTCGATCTGATCGGCGACCTGGCGTTGCTCGGCCGCCCGCTTAAAGCGTGGATCAAGGCGGTTCGCTCGGGACACCAGCTGAATTCTGAACTTGTCAGGAGGCTAACCGATGGTTGA
- a CDS encoding VanW family protein yields the protein MRTLIKVLSLLAAISLVVTAGLVSFDFFQSQEKFPAQTFIGQVNVSGLDQSEALDKLEPLPISQVFVPLISLEAGKISYSFSPEALGVGLDTGRTVREAFRFTHRENYLKELKRRIAGQSVPCPLYLTVDDEQLGRVVGEISAELRATARDATLIFYEETGGFHIEPEVPGREVKVAATLQAIKAGLAKGEHIFPISLKLQPPQLTEKLLRVDPPVQRLSAYTTYYGSHDSPNRIHNIKLVASWIDGTLLLPGEEFSVANVLGDVTTEQGFKEAFVIVKGELVPLLGGGSCQIATTLYNAIQGADIKVLQRRNHSMYFNIYPLGRDAGVYPGQLDFRFQNDTGHPIMIKALATNRRLSFRIYGTPSGKTVKFSYPQVFMKTENGFVPSTVKAVLAADAPFKTIVTRTVFDAAGQQLKEEKIFSVYTLYGEKTNVPIARPEPR from the coding sequence TTGAGGACCCTGATCAAAGTCTTAAGCCTCCTGGCGGCGATCTCACTCGTCGTTACGGCTGGTTTGGTCTCTTTTGACTTTTTTCAATCCCAGGAGAAATTCCCAGCGCAAACCTTCATCGGCCAGGTCAATGTTTCCGGCCTGGACCAGAGCGAAGCGCTGGACAAGCTCGAGCCACTCCCTATCTCCCAGGTCTTCGTCCCCTTGATCTCGCTCGAGGCGGGCAAGATCAGTTATTCTTTTTCTCCTGAGGCGCTCGGCGTCGGCCTGGATACTGGCCGGACCGTCCGTGAGGCTTTCCGCTTTACCCACCGTGAGAACTACCTCAAAGAGCTGAAACGCCGGATCGCCGGCCAGTCTGTCCCCTGCCCCCTCTACCTAACGGTCGATGATGAACAGCTCGGGCGGGTAGTTGGCGAGATTTCGGCCGAGCTCCGCGCAACCGCCCGGGACGCTACTCTGATCTTTTACGAAGAGACTGGGGGCTTCCACATCGAGCCGGAAGTGCCGGGGCGCGAGGTCAAAGTCGCAGCAACCCTCCAGGCGATCAAGGCCGGCCTGGCCAAAGGGGAACACATTTTTCCGATCAGCCTGAAACTGCAACCGCCTCAACTGACAGAAAAGTTACTCCGCGTTGACCCGCCGGTCCAACGCCTCTCCGCCTACACCACCTATTACGGTTCGCACGATTCGCCGAACCGGATCCACAACATCAAGCTGGTCGCCTCCTGGATCGATGGCACCCTCCTCCTCCCGGGCGAGGAGTTCTCGGTCGCCAATGTACTCGGGGATGTCACGACCGAGCAGGGCTTCAAGGAGGCGTTCGTCATCGTTAAAGGCGAGCTGGTCCCGCTCCTGGGAGGCGGCTCTTGCCAGATCGCTACCACCCTCTACAACGCTATCCAGGGGGCCGACATTAAAGTTCTCCAGCGCCGCAACCATTCTATGTATTTTAATATATATCCGCTGGGACGCGACGCCGGCGTCTACCCCGGCCAGCTCGATTTTCGTTTTCAGAATGATACCGGCCACCCTATCATGATCAAGGCCCTCGCGACCAACCGGCGCCTCTCTTTCCGGATCTACGGAACACCGTCGGGAAAAACGGTTAAATTTTCCTACCCGCAAGTCTTTATGAAGACGGAAAACGGCTTCGTCCCCTCCACCGTCAAAGCGGTCCTGGCGGCCGACGCCCCCTTCAAGACGATCGTTACCCGGACGGTTTTTGACGCGGCCGGCCAGCAGCTCAAGGAAGAAAAGATCTTCAGTGTCTATACCCTTTACGGCGAGAAAACCAATGTTCCGATCGCTCGGCCGGAACCCAGGTAA
- the tuf gene encoding elongation factor Tu, with protein sequence MAREKFERKKPHVNVGTIGHVDHGKTTLTSAITSVLAAKGYAKAKKFDEIDSAPEEKARGITIAIAHVEYETDKRHYAHIDCPGHADYVKNMVIGAAQMDGAILVVSAADGPMPQTREHILLARQVNVPAIVVFLNKCDMVDDPELIDLVEVETRDLLSKYKYDGDKVPIIRGSALKAMENPDPKGPAAKCILDLMDAIDNFIPEPVRALDQPFLMPIEDVFTITGRGTVGTGRISRGKVKVGEEVEIIGLGSHKKAIVTGIEMFRKTLDEGLAGDNVGLLLRGMEKEDLLRGMVLAKPGSIKPHKKFEAQVYVLTKEEGGRHTPFFNGYKPQFFINTTDMTGEIKLPDKVEMVMPGDNITMTVELIEDVAVEEGLRFAIREGGRTVGAGAVSKILA encoded by the coding sequence ATGGCAAGGGAAAAGTTCGAGAGGAAAAAGCCGCACGTTAACGTCGGAACGATCGGGCACGTTGACCACGGGAAGACCACACTAACTTCGGCGATCACCAGCGTTTTGGCCGCCAAAGGTTACGCCAAGGCCAAGAAGTTCGATGAGATCGACAGCGCGCCGGAAGAAAAGGCCCGCGGTATCACCATCGCTATCGCCCACGTCGAATACGAGACCGACAAGCGGCACTACGCCCACATCGACTGCCCCGGACATGCTGACTACGTCAAGAACATGGTCATCGGCGCGGCCCAGATGGACGGCGCGATCCTCGTCGTCTCCGCCGCCGACGGCCCCATGCCTCAAACCCGCGAACACATCCTGCTCGCCCGCCAGGTCAACGTGCCGGCCATCGTCGTCTTTCTCAATAAGTGCGACATGGTCGACGACCCGGAATTGATCGACCTGGTCGAGGTAGAGACCCGCGACCTGCTCAGTAAGTATAAATACGACGGCGACAAAGTGCCGATCATCCGCGGTTCCGCTCTCAAGGCGATGGAAAATCCGGACCCGAAAGGGCCGGCCGCCAAGTGCATTTTGGATCTGATGGACGCTATTGACAATTTTATCCCGGAACCAGTGCGGGCGCTCGACCAGCCGTTCCTGATGCCGATCGAGGACGTCTTTACGATCACCGGTCGCGGCACCGTCGGCACCGGCCGGATCTCCCGCGGTAAGGTCAAGGTTGGCGAAGAGGTTGAGATCATCGGCCTCGGCTCCCATAAGAAAGCGATCGTCACCGGCATCGAAATGTTCCGTAAGACGCTCGACGAAGGTCTGGCTGGCGACAATGTCGGACTGCTCCTCCGCGGCATGGAAAAAGAAGACCTGCTGCGCGGCATGGTCCTGGCCAAACCGGGCTCGATCAAGCCGCATAAGAAGTTCGAAGCGCAGGTCTACGTGCTGACTAAGGAAGAAGGGGGCCGCCATACGCCGTTCTTCAACGGCTACAAGCCCCAGTTCTTCATCAACACGACCGACATGACCGGCGAGATCAAGCTGCCGGATAAGGTCGAGATGGTCATGCCGGGCGACAACATCACCATGACCGTCGAATTGATCGAGGACGTGGCGGTGGAAGAGGGTCTCCGCTTCGCGATCCGCGAGGGCGGCCGGACCGTCGGCGCCGGCGCGGTCTCCAAGATCCTCGCCTAA
- the pyrE gene encoding orotate phosphoribosyltransferase has product MKEQLKALLFKTGAVKTGEFVLSSGKKSSFYIDCRKVTLHPEGAKLIGQIILDKIKGLPVKAVGGLTLGADPIIGAVITLGDIPGFIVRKQAKEHGTKQRIEGLLEPGWPVVIVEDVATTGGSALEAIKAAEAAGAKVIKVISVVDREEGAQEALAKYDFDPIFKKSELLNS; this is encoded by the coding sequence TTGAAAGAGCAACTCAAAGCCCTGCTCTTTAAGACCGGTGCGGTCAAGACGGGAGAATTTGTCCTCTCTTCCGGAAAGAAGAGCAGCTTCTATATTGACTGCCGCAAGGTCACCCTCCACCCGGAAGGAGCCAAGCTGATCGGCCAGATCATCCTCGACAAGATCAAAGGGTTGCCGGTCAAGGCGGTCGGCGGGCTAACCTTGGGGGCGGACCCGATCATCGGCGCCGTCATCACCCTGGGTGACATCCCCGGCTTTATCGTCCGCAAGCAAGCCAAGGAACACGGGACCAAGCAACGGATCGAAGGTTTGTTGGAACCGGGTTGGCCGGTCGTCATCGTCGAGGATGTCGCCACGACCGGTGGCTCCGCCCTGGAGGCGATTAAAGCGGCGGAAGCGGCCGGAGCAAAGGTCATCAAGGTTATTTCGGTCGTCGACCGCGAAGAAGGGGCGCAAGAAGCCCTCGCTAAGTATGACTTCGACCCAATTTTCAAAAAATCAGAGCTGCTTAACAGTTAA
- a CDS encoding AsmA family protein, producing the protein MKKTLKWVALTAGGLLLVLIIGLAALPFVFPLDKIKDFATAKLSETLHRKVVIKSVSFDIFSGIKLQGIEVGDLVRAESLDLRYAFWPLFSRQIIVSELSLVRPELKIVKERNGLFNFSDLLQTKAPPNQPASKPPFDLFITSFSVKDGRIVYSDRSAGTTNELRQLNIKVSGFELALVKPIDLSLSVNATYGGKVIPLALSGQVGVNLVNESVKVSGLNLTIAGESLHASATVSGWKVAPQVNFTLSSKGINLDPLLAIFAVPTTVKKAPAKPGEMTKMINSLTNSVPRNLGIKGEVDVANLTVQKFKVDRAKLSLALSGKNLQLGLDQVNIYDGILAGRATVDLNAPGLSYSVSNLKLTGFNSTPFLNALVETFLTKMPDYREMTNKVYGQLDASAALTGRGVEPDAILANLSGQAAVEIKNGELKRVKTLAEAGKLLKSNTLQGDIKFGELSSSFGLKNKVVSVSSFRLAQNDFKVNYKGGIDLNRLAWVAGNRLTLKLAPALTTNLPKEFSIFKDDKGWLETTFELTGTLSKPIPKPILEKPLDVAVGKIKAKIEAKKIEIETKVQAELASKEAEAKKALEQEKQKAVEAVKQEAKQQLKNLFKP; encoded by the coding sequence ATGAAAAAAACACTAAAATGGGTCGCGCTCACTGCCGGGGGGTTGTTGCTTGTCCTGATCATCGGCTTGGCCGCCCTCCCTTTTGTTTTTCCGCTGGATAAAATCAAGGATTTTGCCACCGCCAAACTGTCGGAAACGCTCCACCGTAAAGTGGTCATCAAGTCGGTTTCGTTCGATATTTTTTCCGGCATTAAACTTCAGGGGATCGAAGTCGGCGACCTGGTCCGGGCGGAATCGCTCGACCTCCGCTACGCCTTCTGGCCGCTTTTCTCCCGCCAGATCATCGTTTCCGAGCTTAGTTTGGTCAGGCCAGAGCTCAAGATCGTCAAAGAGCGGAACGGGCTGTTCAACTTTTCCGACTTATTACAGACCAAAGCCCCACCCAATCAGCCAGCCAGCAAACCCCCGTTTGACCTGTTTATTACCAGCTTTTCGGTCAAGGACGGCCGGATAGTTTATTCTGACCGCTCGGCCGGGACCACGAACGAACTCCGGCAGCTGAATATTAAGGTGAGCGGCTTTGAGCTCGCCTTGGTCAAGCCGATCGACCTGTCCCTTTCAGTCAACGCGACCTACGGCGGGAAGGTTATCCCGCTCGCCCTCTCCGGCCAGGTTGGCGTAAACCTTGTCAATGAGTCTGTCAAGGTTTCTGGGCTTAATTTGACGATCGCCGGCGAAAGCCTGCACGCCTCCGCCACCGTTTCCGGCTGGAAGGTGGCTCCCCAGGTCAACTTTACTCTTTCTTCAAAGGGGATCAACCTCGACCCGTTGCTCGCCATCTTCGCCGTTCCGACCACTGTGAAAAAAGCCCCGGCCAAACCGGGCGAAATGACCAAAATGATCAATAGCCTGACCAACTCGGTCCCGCGCAACCTGGGCATTAAGGGAGAGGTCGATGTCGCCAATCTGACCGTACAGAAATTTAAGGTCGACCGGGCCAAACTCTCGCTTGCCCTCTCCGGGAAGAACCTCCAACTCGGCCTCGACCAAGTCAATATTTATGACGGGATCCTGGCCGGGCGCGCAACCGTCGACCTTAATGCGCCGGGCCTAAGCTACAGCGTCAGCAACCTTAAGCTGACCGGCTTTAATTCCACCCCCTTCCTGAACGCGCTGGTCGAGACTTTCCTGACCAAAATGCCCGATTACCGGGAAATGACCAACAAGGTCTATGGCCAACTTGATGCCTCCGCCGCCCTGACCGGGCGGGGGGTTGAGCCGGACGCTATCCTGGCCAACCTCTCCGGTCAGGCCGCAGTCGAGATTAAGAATGGCGAGCTGAAACGGGTCAAGACCCTGGCCGAGGCCGGCAAGCTCCTCAAGTCCAACACCCTCCAGGGGGATATCAAATTCGGCGAGCTCTCTTCCTCGTTCGGCCTCAAAAACAAAGTCGTCTCGGTCAGTTCGTTCCGGCTGGCCCAGAACGACTTTAAGGTCAACTACAAAGGGGGGATCGACCTCAACAGGCTGGCCTGGGTCGCCGGGAACCGCCTGACCCTGAAGCTCGCCCCCGCCCTGACCACCAACCTCCCCAAAGAATTCTCTATTTTCAAGGACGATAAAGGTTGGCTTGAGACGACCTTTGAGCTGACCGGCACCCTCTCCAAGCCGATCCCCAAACCAATCTTAGAAAAACCCTTGGATGTCGCCGTCGGCAAGATCAAGGCAAAGATCGAAGCCAAAAAGATAGAGATCGAAACGAAGGTCCAGGCTGAATTAGCTTCAAAAGAAGCCGAAGCAAAAAAGGCCTTGGAACAGGAAAAACAGAAGGCAGTCGAGGCCGTTAAGCAAGAAGCTAAACAGCAGCTGAAGAACCTTTTCAAGCCCTAA
- a CDS encoding DUF2892 domain-containing protein → MNEIKMNLSTADRFVRIIIGGGLLMLATYIQLGVPLTWAAIILGLILMLTGLAGYCPLYALLGCSTKK, encoded by the coding sequence ATGAACGAGATCAAGATGAACCTGAGCACGGCCGATCGTTTCGTCCGGATAATCATCGGCGGGGGACTGCTAATGCTGGCAACCTATATTCAACTGGGCGTGCCGCTCACCTGGGCCGCCATTATCCTCGGCTTAATTTTGATGTTGACCGGCCTGGCCGGTTACTGCCCGCTCTACGCCCTGCTTGGCTGCTCGACAAAAAAATAG
- a CDS encoding serine/threonine-protein kinase, with product MDQLLKSKYRIGQKLAENPFSVTYQGFFIGTDKPVIVKIYKRGTLNSTLIKSMKQRVLGFSIVNHQGLTKLYDGDYGWQGFYYVREYVDGPSLADLLAQGEKFDAAKATVIIEQALAALAAAHARGVVHGSLKPTNIFIDRQGIVKLTDFVVEGELKAALPQKILELMANGRYASPEELAGLPVTPATDLFALGLVLYELLTGRPAVTELGLGGGVRKLRGPVKLPPETAASWPLYLREIVTCALRPDPLQRFASADEFRAALEGRRLPRRGAADDELVKIFESVVTQYGGEELDSRSEVLEEVGQIKLRWGKEKHRNWILAVVTLSFVVLGIIYAYFLGR from the coding sequence ATGGACCAGCTCCTCAAAAGCAAATACCGCATCGGCCAGAAACTGGCCGAAAACCCGTTCAGCGTTACCTACCAGGGCTTCTTCATCGGCACCGACAAGCCGGTCATCGTCAAAATTTACAAACGCGGCACGCTGAACTCGACCCTGATCAAAAGCATGAAACAGCGGGTGCTTGGCTTTTCTATCGTCAACCACCAGGGGCTGACCAAGCTCTATGACGGAGATTACGGCTGGCAAGGTTTTTATTACGTCCGCGAATATGTCGATGGGCCGAGCCTGGCGGACCTCCTGGCCCAAGGCGAGAAGTTCGACGCGGCCAAAGCGACTGTCATCATCGAACAAGCGCTGGCCGCCCTGGCGGCGGCCCATGCCCGGGGGGTGGTCCACGGCTCGCTTAAGCCGACCAACATCTTTATCGACCGGCAGGGGATCGTCAAGTTGACCGATTTTGTCGTCGAAGGGGAGCTGAAAGCGGCTTTGCCGCAAAAGATACTGGAACTGATGGCGAACGGGCGTTATGCCTCGCCCGAAGAGCTGGCCGGCCTCCCGGTCACGCCGGCGACCGACCTGTTCGCCCTGGGGCTGGTCCTCTACGAACTTTTGACCGGTCGGCCGGCCGTCACGGAACTCGGCCTGGGGGGCGGCGTGCGCAAACTGCGCGGCCCGGTCAAGCTTCCGCCGGAAACAGCGGCGTCCTGGCCACTTTATCTCCGGGAGATCGTTACCTGCGCTTTGCGGCCGGACCCGCTGCAGCGTTTTGCCTCGGCGGACGAGTTCCGCGCGGCGCTGGAAGGGCGCCGGCTCCCCCGCCGCGGAGCAGCCGACGATGAACTGGTCAAGATCTTTGAGAGCGTCGTGACCCAATACGGCGGCGAAGAGCTCGACAGCCGGAGCGAAGTGCTGGAGGAGGTCGGCCAGATCAAGCTCCGCTGGGGGAAAGAAAAGCACCGCAACTGGATCCTGGCGGTCGTGACGCTAAGTTTCGTCGTGCTCGGGATAATTTACGCTTATTTCTTAGGCAGGTAG
- a CDS encoding PASTA domain-containing protein, with the protein MLTNYLSFYLIFVIVVSLLVSGLVLRLKLPSPRSLITVIMLFILSPLLIGYVYTVYFDSLPETMVPDVTGLTLEVAKVKLESGQLRARVAGTVFEIKKAEGTIVSQRPEAGRTAKVGRVVNLMISSGREKVNVPSLLGRTLAQADAILTPAQLQIGDIRFEQSTALQEGTILAQEPLSGEQAEMGGRVDLLVATSQEVVTEERTEETE; encoded by the coding sequence ATGTTAACCAATTACTTGAGCTTTTATTTGATCTTTGTGATCGTCGTCAGCCTGTTGGTCAGCGGGCTGGTCTTGCGGCTCAAGCTCCCTTCACCCCGGTCTTTGATCACGGTGATCATGCTCTTTATTCTGTCGCCGCTTCTGATCGGTTATGTTTACACGGTCTATTTTGATTCCCTCCCGGAAACGATGGTCCCCGACGTCACCGGTTTAACGCTTGAAGTGGCCAAGGTCAAGCTCGAATCAGGCCAGCTCCGTGCCCGGGTGGCCGGGACGGTCTTTGAGATAAAAAAAGCGGAAGGGACGATAGTTTCCCAGCGGCCCGAGGCCGGGCGGACGGCCAAGGTCGGCCGGGTCGTCAATTTAATGATCAGCTCCGGCCGGGAAAAAGTCAATGTCCCCAGTTTGCTCGGGCGAACACTGGCCCAGGCCGACGCCATTTTAACCCCGGCCCAGCTGCAGATCGGCGATATTCGCTTCGAGCAAAGCACCGCCCTGCAGGAAGGGACGATCCTGGCGCAAGAGCCGCTCTCCGGTGAACAGGCGGAGATGGGGGGGCGGGTCGACCTGCTGGTCGCCACCAGCCAAGAAGTCGTGACCGAAGAAAGGACGGAGGAAACAGAATGA
- the rpe gene encoding ribulose-phosphate 3-epimerase, with protein sequence MIKIAPSILSADFTRLGEEIKKVEAAGADLIHIDVMDGHFVPNITIGPLVVKACRRATKLPLDVHLMIEHPDRYIPDFAKAGADIITIHAETSKNLDEDIELIKMNNVAPGVVVNPATPIEGIFHVLDKVAMVLIMSVNPGFEGQKFMREVLGKIRALNTELRARKIGVDIEVDGGINIETAREVVKAGANVLVAGSAIFYSDDYKKVICGLKTI encoded by the coding sequence ATGATCAAGATAGCGCCCTCGATCCTGTCGGCCGATTTTACCCGGTTGGGAGAGGAGATAAAAAAAGTTGAGGCGGCCGGAGCGGACCTGATCCATATCGACGTGATGGATGGCCACTTTGTCCCCAATATCACGATCGGCCCGCTGGTCGTCAAAGCGTGCCGCCGGGCGACCAAACTGCCGCTCGATGTTCATTTAATGATCGAGCACCCCGACCGGTACATCCCCGATTTTGCTAAAGCGGGGGCCGACATCATCACGATCCACGCCGAAACTTCGAAAAACCTGGATGAGGATATCGAACTGATCAAGATGAACAATGTAGCGCCGGGAGTGGTGGTTAATCCCGCCACGCCGATCGAAGGTATTTTTCACGTGCTGGACAAGGTAGCCATGGTCCTCATCATGTCGGTCAATCCCGGGTTCGAAGGGCAGAAGTTTATGCGCGAGGTTTTGGGAAAAATCAGAGCACTGAACACGGAGCTTAGAGCACGGAAAATAGGGGTCGACATCGAAGTTGATGGCGGAATAAACATCGAGACAGCCAGGGAAGTTGTTAAAGCGGGCGCTAATGTTCTCGTGGCCGGTTCGGCGATATTTTATTCGGACGATTATAAAAAGGTCATATGTGGTCTGAAGACGATATAA
- the ribD gene encoding bifunctional diaminohydroxyphosphoribosylaminopyrimidine deaminase/5-amino-6-(5-phosphoribosylamino)uracil reductase RibD: MREVHQLARSAEGRTTPDPLVGAILIKQGRIVAMGYHGEVTTPHAEAWAIQKAGDEARGATLYLNLEPCCSFAKKNNPPCTEAIVRAGIKKVIASTKDPNPRVNGRGFAKLRKHGIKVEVGLLADEAKRLNEVFNKYITTRRPFVVLKSAVTLDGKIATRTGASRWVAGPESLHFAHHLRNLYDAILVGINNVLVDDPKLNVRLVKKVKDPIRVVLDAYARTPLAAQVIAAAGGRTIIAVGPDAPRKRVAALQKRGVEILQLPAPRGLIDIKALIRQLGKMKITSLLVEGGGEVNASFLTARAVDKAYFIIAPKIFGGRDAKTAVEGEGVALPSQAKHLRLVHVDRLGSDILVSGYF; this comes from the coding sequence ATGCGTGAAGTTCATCAGCTGGCGCGGTCAGCTGAAGGGCGGACCACCCCCGACCCGCTGGTCGGCGCCATCCTGATCAAGCAAGGGCGGATCGTGGCGATGGGCTACCATGGCGAAGTTACGACCCCGCATGCCGAAGCCTGGGCGATCCAGAAGGCGGGGGACGAGGCGCGCGGCGCGACCCTCTACCTTAACTTGGAGCCATGCTGTTCTTTCGCCAAGAAAAACAATCCCCCCTGCACCGAAGCGATTGTCCGGGCCGGGATCAAGAAAGTGATCGCTTCGACAAAGGACCCCAACCCGCGGGTCAACGGCCGCGGGTTTGCCAAGCTCCGGAAACACGGAATAAAAGTCGAGGTCGGCTTGCTGGCGGACGAAGCGAAGAGATTGAACGAGGTCTTCAATAAATATATCACGACCCGGCGCCCGTTCGTCGTCTTGAAATCGGCAGTCACGCTCGACGGCAAAATAGCGACCCGGACCGGGGCGAGCCGCTGGGTGGCCGGGCCGGAGTCGCTCCACTTCGCCCACCACCTGCGTAACCTCTACGACGCGATCCTGGTCGGGATCAACAATGTGCTGGTCGATGATCCCAAGCTCAATGTCCGGCTGGTCAAGAAAGTGAAGGACCCGATCCGGGTGGTACTCGACGCTTATGCCCGCACCCCACTGGCGGCCCAGGTGATCGCCGCCGCGGGCGGCCGCACCATCATTGCCGTTGGACCGGACGCTCCCCGGAAAAGGGTGGCGGCCTTGCAAAAGCGGGGGGTAGAAATACTTCAACTGCCGGCGCCGCGCGGACTGATCGATATCAAAGCCCTGATCAGGCAGTTGGGCAAAATGAAGATCACCAGCTTATTGGTCGAAGGGGGAGGCGAGGTCAATGCCTCGTTCCTCACGGCCCGAGCGGTCGACAAGGCCTACTTTATAATCGCCCCGAAGATATTTGGCGGCCGCGACGCCAAGACAGCCGTGGAAGGAGAGGGAGTGGCGCTCCCCTCGCAAGCCAAACATTTGCGCCTGGTCCACGTCGACCGGCTCGGTTCCGATATTCTGGTCAGCGGTTATTTCTAA